One part of the Tautonia rosea genome encodes these proteins:
- a CDS encoding PVC-type heme-binding CxxCH protein, whose protein sequence is MTCSRLGFPLICAVLAGVLPALPVMAQEEAKPLGGVVPSDADGRPLNLGFETGTLDDWIAEGDAFRDQPIEGDTVSARRSDMVSNHAGRFWVGTFERSGDEPKGTLTSVPFVVSQPFASFLLGGGAHRGTRVELRLADSERVIAEATGENAEDMSRVVVDLSKQQGERIQIRLVDDVSGGWGHINFDDFRFHEERPKVPARDPLPPQDQIAHAGLSPEESAAAMTVPEGFRVTLAAGEPDVVRPIALAIDDRGRVWVLENHTYPFKAPEGEGRDRILIFEDEDGDGRFDSRKVFHEGLNMATGLELGFGGVWVGAAPELLFIPDRDGDDVPDGEPVVLLDGWGLEDTHETLNSFTWGPDGWLYGCHGVFTHSKVGKPGTPDEERTPINAGVWRYHPTKHEFEVFAHGTSNPWGVDFDQYGNCFITACVIPHLYHMIPGGRYQRQAGQHFNPYTYDDIKTIGDHVHYLGRTPHSGNDRSDAAGGGHAHSGLLIYQGDAWPEEYRGSLLMNNIHGARLNRDLAEPSGSGFIGRHAPDFLLANDRASQILAFKQGPDGNVWMIDWYDLQQCHVPNASVHDKSKGRVFKISYGEQSREKNWLPHAQTRQLEYSAVVSKNPWYARRAIRRLHELVLMRDPAKKPEEKLGPPQPGLLGRMLAGEFTPPDSEGPLSDASRLRALWAIHARWVLDDATIARGLKDDAPSIRSWTIRLAMEDKAPSDATLAAFTELAKSERSPIVRLELASALQRMAVDLPARWEILDALAMHAEDADDHNIPLMLWYALEPAAASDPGRALSLASRSPIPRLLEFTVRRIGAIGTDEAIAMLVDGLASADSVEGRKTILGGINEALKGRRQVPMPERWPAVFRMLLDEGDADLRSQGTALALTFGDASARDVLLDLVTDRAADPNLRREALDALRRARAPGLAGQLRHLIGDPAVRGPALRALADFDDVETPESVLEAYPDLPLAEKRDALNTLASRPFYARALLDAVGQGTVSASDLSADLVRQLRNLDDEAVTAKIAEVWGTVRDTPADRAERIAAFKEMLTTSPEVEPDVALGRAVFVKTCAQCHVLFDQGGNVGPELTGSNRADLDYILSNVLDPSALIGKDYQAHLVATSDGRILTGIIKGESEDAITLLTANETITIPQDEIEERQVSDLSMMPDDLWANVSNHEIRSLVAYLASPSQVPVLLTEDTAQMIFNGEDLTGWVGNPALWSVENGEIVGKTEGLRRNGFLRSELVAGDFRLTLEVKLTPNAENSGIQFRSEPLPEGEVKGYQADIGAGWWGKLYEEHGRGLLWDELGDAHVKPGEWNTYEIIAQGSTIRTFLNGKPCVDLDDPKGACRGIFALQLHSGGPMEVRFRNLVLEPLD, encoded by the coding sequence ATGACGTGTTCACGACTCGGTTTTCCGTTGATTTGCGCGGTGCTTGCCGGCGTGCTGCCGGCCTTGCCTGTGATGGCGCAGGAGGAGGCGAAGCCCCTCGGCGGCGTGGTGCCCAGCGACGCCGACGGCCGACCCCTGAATCTTGGCTTCGAGACCGGCACGCTCGACGACTGGATCGCCGAGGGAGACGCCTTCCGCGACCAGCCGATCGAGGGGGACACCGTCTCCGCCCGCCGGTCGGACATGGTGAGCAACCACGCGGGCCGCTTCTGGGTCGGCACGTTCGAGCGATCCGGGGATGAGCCGAAGGGGACGCTTACGTCGGTTCCCTTTGTCGTCTCGCAGCCATTTGCCAGCTTCTTGCTCGGGGGAGGGGCGCACCGGGGGACTCGGGTGGAGCTTCGGCTGGCCGACTCGGAGCGGGTGATCGCGGAGGCCACCGGCGAGAATGCCGAGGACATGAGCCGGGTGGTGGTGGACCTGTCGAAACAGCAGGGGGAGCGCATCCAGATCCGCCTCGTCGATGATGTCTCCGGGGGCTGGGGGCACATCAACTTCGACGACTTCCGATTCCACGAGGAGCGCCCGAAGGTCCCCGCCCGCGACCCGCTTCCTCCGCAGGACCAGATCGCCCACGCCGGGCTGTCTCCCGAGGAATCGGCCGCGGCGATGACCGTGCCGGAAGGATTCCGCGTGACGCTCGCCGCGGGGGAGCCGGACGTGGTGCGGCCGATCGCGCTGGCGATCGACGACCGGGGGCGGGTGTGGGTCCTCGAGAATCACACGTATCCCTTCAAGGCCCCGGAAGGGGAGGGGAGGGACCGCATCCTCATCTTCGAGGACGAGGACGGCGACGGGCGGTTCGATTCGCGGAAAGTCTTCCATGAAGGGCTGAACATGGCGACCGGCCTGGAACTGGGGTTCGGTGGCGTGTGGGTCGGCGCGGCTCCGGAGTTGCTGTTCATCCCCGATCGGGACGGAGACGATGTGCCCGACGGTGAGCCGGTCGTCCTGCTCGACGGCTGGGGGTTGGAGGACACGCACGAGACTCTCAATAGCTTTACCTGGGGGCCCGATGGCTGGCTCTACGGCTGCCACGGGGTCTTCACACATTCGAAGGTCGGCAAGCCGGGGACTCCGGATGAGGAACGCACCCCGATCAACGCCGGTGTCTGGCGTTACCACCCGACGAAGCACGAGTTCGAGGTCTTCGCCCACGGCACGAGCAACCCCTGGGGGGTCGACTTCGACCAGTATGGCAATTGCTTCATCACCGCCTGCGTGATTCCCCACCTCTACCACATGATCCCCGGCGGGCGTTATCAGCGGCAGGCGGGGCAGCACTTCAACCCGTACACGTACGACGACATCAAGACGATCGGCGATCATGTCCACTACCTCGGCCGCACGCCGCACTCCGGCAACGACCGCTCCGACGCCGCGGGAGGCGGGCACGCCCATTCCGGCCTCTTGATCTATCAGGGGGACGCCTGGCCCGAGGAGTACCGCGGCTCGCTTTTGATGAATAACATCCACGGTGCCCGCCTGAACCGCGACCTCGCCGAACCTTCCGGGTCCGGGTTCATCGGACGCCACGCCCCCGACTTCCTCCTGGCCAACGACCGCGCCTCGCAGATCCTCGCGTTCAAGCAAGGACCGGACGGAAACGTCTGGATGATCGACTGGTACGACCTCCAGCAGTGCCATGTCCCAAACGCGAGTGTTCATGACAAGAGCAAGGGACGTGTATTCAAAATTTCATATGGCGAACAGAGCCGCGAAAAAAACTGGTTGCCCCATGCCCAGACGCGACAGCTCGAGTACTCTGCTGTTGTCTCGAAGAATCCGTGGTACGCACGTCGCGCGATCAGGCGTCTTCATGAACTCGTTCTGATGAGAGATCCCGCGAAAAAACCTGAGGAGAAGCTCGGCCCACCTCAGCCCGGATTGCTTGGCCGTATGCTCGCCGGAGAATTCACTCCTCCCGATTCGGAAGGCCCCCTCTCGGATGCGAGCCGCCTTCGTGCCCTCTGGGCCATTCACGCTAGGTGGGTTCTCGACGATGCCACCATCGCCAGGGGCCTCAAGGATGATGCCCCTTCCATTCGCTCTTGGACGATCCGCCTTGCGATGGAGGACAAGGCCCCGTCGGATGCGACCCTCGCGGCCTTCACCGAGCTGGCGAAGTCCGAACGATCACCCATCGTCCGCCTCGAACTCGCCTCGGCCTTGCAACGAATGGCCGTCGATTTGCCTGCCCGCTGGGAGATCCTTGACGCTCTCGCCATGCACGCCGAAGACGCGGATGATCACAACATCCCGCTGATGCTCTGGTACGCCCTCGAACCGGCGGCGGCGAGCGATCCGGGCCGGGCCTTGAGCCTGGCGTCCCGCTCGCCGATCCCGAGACTCCTGGAATTCACGGTTCGGCGGATCGGGGCCATCGGGACGGATGAGGCGATCGCGATGCTCGTCGACGGCCTGGCGTCGGCCGATTCGGTTGAAGGACGGAAGACAATCCTCGGCGGCATCAACGAGGCGCTCAAGGGTCGCCGACAGGTGCCGATGCCTGAGCGGTGGCCGGCTGTCTTCCGAATGCTGCTCGATGAGGGAGACGCCGACCTCCGGTCGCAGGGGACCGCGCTGGCCCTGACCTTCGGCGATGCGTCGGCGCGGGATGTCCTGCTCGATCTGGTGACGGATCGGGCGGCCGATCCGAACCTCCGGCGCGAGGCGCTCGACGCCCTCCGACGTGCCCGAGCACCGGGCCTGGCGGGTCAGCTTCGCCACCTGATCGGGGACCCGGCGGTGAGGGGGCCGGCACTGCGAGCGTTGGCGGACTTCGACGACGTGGAGACGCCCGAGTCGGTCCTGGAGGCGTACCCTGACCTGCCGCTCGCGGAGAAGCGAGACGCCCTGAACACGCTCGCCTCGCGGCCGTTCTACGCCCGAGCGTTGCTCGATGCGGTGGGGCAGGGGACCGTGTCCGCGAGCGACCTGTCGGCCGATCTGGTGCGTCAGCTCCGCAACCTCGACGACGAGGCCGTGACCGCGAAGATCGCCGAGGTCTGGGGCACCGTCCGCGACACCCCGGCCGATCGGGCCGAGCGGATCGCCGCGTTCAAGGAAATGCTCACGACCTCGCCCGAGGTTGAGCCGGATGTGGCCCTCGGCCGTGCCGTGTTCGTGAAGACGTGTGCGCAGTGTCACGTGCTGTTCGATCAAGGCGGGAACGTCGGCCCTGAGCTGACGGGCTCGAACCGGGCGGATCTCGATTACATCCTTTCGAACGTGCTCGACCCCTCGGCCCTGATCGGCAAGGATTATCAGGCTCATCTGGTCGCCACGAGCGATGGACGCATCCTGACGGGAATCATCAAAGGTGAGAGTGAGGATGCCATCACGCTCTTGACGGCGAATGAGACGATCACCATTCCGCAAGATGAGATCGAGGAGCGCCAGGTCAGCGACCTGTCGATGATGCCCGATGACCTCTGGGCGAACGTCTCGAACCACGAAATCCGATCGCTCGTGGCCTATCTGGCCAGTCCCTCGCAGGTGCCGGTCCTGCTCACGGAAGACACGGCGCAAATGATTTTCAACGGCGAGGATCTGACCGGCTGGGTCGGCAATCCAGCGTTGTGGAGCGTCGAGAACGGCGAAATCGTCGGCAAGACCGAGGGCTTGAGGCGCAATGGGTTTCTCAGGAGCGAACTGGTCGCGGGGGATTTCCGCCTCACCTTGGAGGTCAAGCTCACCCCGAACGCTGAGAACAGCGGCATTCAGTTCCGCAGCGAACCCCTGCCCGAAGGAGAAGTGAAGGGCTATCAGGCCGACATCGGTGCGGGCTGGTGGGGCAAACTGTACGAGGAGCACGGCCGGGGCTTGCTCTGGGACGAACTGGGGGATGCTCACGTGAAGCCCGGCGAGTGGAATACGTACGAGATCATCGCCCAGGGTTCGACGATCCGAACCTTCCTCAACGGCAAGCCTTGCGTTGACCTGGATGATCCCAAAGGAGCCTGCCGAGGCATCTTTGCCCTGCAATTGCACTCGGGAGGGCCGATGGAGGTCCGGTTCCGCAACCTGGTCCTTGAACCGCTCGACTAA
- a CDS encoding 6-phosphogluconolactonase — MNLLTTLAGSMMEGFLPSGWDLAKIDACCAHPAESVTERQAFWNDRFEPIPCKTVEDFDVMMGHEIAKKIRDARTEGRDLAMILPVGPMGMYRWAVYFLKEWGVSADHVHGFNMDEWSDASGNTLPANDPGAFTNAMEAAFYGPLGSASVPKEHRWFATSDRLPEYADRIADLKNGGAELVVIFGIGRVCHIAFWEPHFACEYSDVETWKAQTHRIGARLHPLTIEQNALTSFKSRTTLVPAFANTIGPGLFLQADHIIGGCDGILGRGMQWQGMSLWMTLRYGPDPWIPSSFMPTLPGRLFFLQELAGPLEPEMN, encoded by the coding sequence ATGAACCTCTTGACCACGCTCGCCGGATCGATGATGGAAGGGTTCCTCCCTTCCGGCTGGGACCTCGCGAAGATCGACGCCTGTTGCGCGCATCCCGCGGAATCGGTCACGGAACGCCAGGCGTTCTGGAACGATCGCTTCGAGCCGATCCCCTGCAAAACGGTCGAAGATTTCGACGTGATGATGGGTCACGAGATTGCCAAGAAAATCCGAGACGCCCGCACCGAGGGGCGAGATCTGGCCATGATCCTCCCCGTCGGTCCGATGGGGATGTATCGCTGGGCCGTCTACTTCCTGAAGGAGTGGGGCGTCTCGGCCGATCATGTCCACGGGTTTAACATGGACGAATGGTCGGATGCGTCGGGCAATACCCTCCCGGCCAACGACCCCGGCGCGTTCACGAACGCGATGGAGGCCGCCTTCTACGGCCCGCTCGGTTCGGCAAGCGTGCCGAAGGAACATCGCTGGTTCGCCACGTCGGACCGGCTGCCCGAGTATGCTGACCGGATCGCAGACCTGAAGAACGGGGGGGCGGAACTGGTCGTGATCTTCGGCATCGGCCGGGTGTGCCACATTGCCTTCTGGGAACCGCACTTCGCCTGCGAATATTCCGACGTCGAGACCTGGAAGGCCCAGACGCACCGGATCGGTGCGCGGCTTCACCCGCTTACGATCGAGCAGAATGCACTAACGAGCTTCAAGAGCCGGACGACGCTGGTGCCGGCCTTTGCCAACACGATCGGCCCAGGGCTGTTCCTGCAGGCCGACCACATCATCGGCGGATGCGACGGCATCCTCGGCCGGGGGATGCAGTGGCAGGGAATGAGCCTTTGGATGACCCTCCGCTATGGTCCCGACCCGTGGATTCCCAGCTCGTTCATGCCCACCCTGCCGGGACGCCTGTTCTTCCTGCAGGAACTCGCCGGGCCGCTGGAGCCGGAGATGAACTGA